Proteins encoded in a region of the Stieleria neptunia genome:
- a CDS encoding RHS repeat-associated core domain-containing protein encodes MEQVSETIDAGTTLVRDYTNGQSSTSADWTISADNRLDQDDSYDYIYDNEGRLTKRTSRLTPSLGAFDEFTWDPAGRLITVARYDTTAAIIKTIEYGYDANGLMSGRRVMDASGAVTSETGYLHDGLQRIAELDLTGTDAKITELYLHGTQPNEIVATDVLESGAFDTVWGYTDALGSLTTVASKASGDWKVVHNVTSEYGGNREKLGDDTEAALTSTAIWAGHHVDPDTGLIEAKARWFDPTTGRFISQDPIGFAAGDANLYRYVGNGPGNSVDPNGLEEQTQDQTDKLLAKRFNLRPLPQYYKAYDSGSFDSYSFDELRRARAEVLAYYYALESISRHHYYSTKHFARNSSGTPEARKNAQELTKYLAGKKSLLKDIEDNIADTHAAKWSDYYEDRFDPLVAKRGNHRAARANSLRRRHSIVESEIGAKPRASILDQRVDDLQEAIAMELATLGFGTLARGLKGLHYVDDLGTIAPNRLATGAGYVDVPDPGAVARYGRIVDSLDDATISQLSRHANVPENVIRSVKSHLFETVHPIQTAPGVVRRGRFTPMNEIADVWESALRGEGRDAFRNLLGHEYLESTLMKHGGLPFRPPGNPSGMGVSAHNLSPNPWSGELGPGQLRLWDEFFSQ; translated from the coding sequence TTGGAACAGGTCAGCGAAACGATCGACGCCGGAACCACGCTGGTTCGTGATTACACGAACGGCCAAAGTAGTACCAGCGCAGATTGGACGATCAGCGCCGACAATCGGCTCGACCAAGATGACTCGTATGACTACATCTACGACAACGAAGGCCGCCTGACGAAGCGAACGTCGCGTTTGACGCCGTCACTCGGAGCTTTTGACGAGTTCACTTGGGATCCGGCCGGACGATTGATCACGGTTGCCCGCTACGATACCACTGCGGCGATTATCAAAACGATCGAATATGGCTACGACGCCAACGGTCTGATGAGCGGTCGTAGAGTCATGGACGCCAGCGGCGCGGTCACGTCCGAGACCGGCTACTTGCATGACGGTCTACAGCGAATCGCCGAATTGGACCTCACCGGGACGGATGCAAAGATCACCGAGTTGTACCTGCACGGCACACAACCCAACGAGATCGTTGCCACCGACGTGCTCGAAAGCGGAGCCTTCGACACGGTCTGGGGCTACACCGATGCGCTCGGCAGCCTGACCACGGTCGCCAGCAAGGCATCCGGGGATTGGAAAGTCGTCCACAACGTGACCAGCGAATACGGCGGCAACCGCGAGAAACTCGGCGACGACACCGAAGCGGCGCTGACCTCCACGGCGATCTGGGCCGGCCACCACGTCGACCCCGACACCGGCCTGATCGAAGCCAAAGCCCGCTGGTTCGACCCCACCACCGGCCGGTTCATCAGCCAAGACCCGATTGGATTCGCCGCGGGCGATGCGAACCTGTATCGGTATGTCGGAAATGGGCCGGGGAATTCGGTGGATCCTAATGGTTTGGAAGAACAGACGCAGGATCAAACAGACAAATTGCTAGCGAAACGATTTAATCTTCGACCGCTACCTCAGTATTACAAAGCTTATGATTCAGGCAGTTTTGACTCATATAGTTTTGATGAATTACGGCGGGCCAGAGCAGAGGTACTTGCATACTACTACGCACTTGAGTCTATCAGTCGTCACCACTATTACTCGACAAAGCACTTTGCCCGCAATTCCTCAGGAACCCCAGAGGCCCGAAAGAATGCGCAGGAACTGACGAAATATCTGGCAGGGAAGAAAAGTCTTCTGAAGGATATTGAAGACAACATTGCTGACACACATGCCGCCAAATGGAGCGACTACTACGAAGACAGGTTCGACCCACTTGTTGCAAAACGTGGTAACCATCGTGCTGCCCGCGCGAATTCGCTACGCCGAAGACATTCTATTGTCGAGTCGGAGATTGGGGCAAAGCCACGAGCTTCGATTTTAGACCAACGTGTCGACGATCTCCAAGAAGCGATTGCGATGGAGCTTGCAACGCTTGGTTTTGGAACGCTTGCACGTGGTTTAAAAGGATTGCATTATGTAGATGATCTAGGTACAATTGCCCCAAACAGGCTAGCGACGGGAGCCGGGTACGTGGACGTTCCTGATCCAGGGGCCGTAGCCCGTTACGGTCGAATTGTCGATTCACTCGATGATGCAACGATTAGTCAGCTTTCGCGGCACGCGAACGTACCTGAAAATGTCATTCGTAGCGTGAAGTCGCACCTCTTTGAAACGGTGCATCCGATCCAGACGGCTCCAGGTGTTGTGAGGCGTGGTCGTTTTACCCCGATGAATGAGATCGCGGACGTTTGGGAATCCGCGCTTCGTGGCGAAGGCAGAGATGCATTCCGAAATCTGCTTGGGCACGAATACTTGGAAAGCACGCTGATGAAGCACGGTGGGCTTCCATTCAGGCCACCAGGCAATCCATCTGGAATGGGAGTTAGCGCTCATAACTTGTCTCCCAACCCGTGGTCTGGAGAGCTTGGGCCAGGGCAGCTCAGGTTGTGGGATGAGTTCTTTTCGCAATAG
- a CDS encoding transposase — protein MPRPPRADVAGEIYHALNRGNGRQTIFHKDEDYVAFERVLDEGLAKYPVDLIAYQWMPNHWHMVLSPREDGAMSRLMYWVTMTHTARYHAHYHTTGNGHLYQGRFKSFPIQSDEHFLVACRYVERNAFAAGLVTAAEDWRFGSLYNWSGGHCGVKLARWPLPRLPGWIKRVNEPVSEKERERLQRAIARSQPFGEPGWVETTARKYNLESTLRKRGRPRKLPQTAK, from the coding sequence ATGCCAAGACCACCCCGGGCGGATGTTGCCGGTGAGATCTATCACGCACTCAATCGCGGCAATGGTCGGCAAACGATCTTTCACAAAGATGAAGACTACGTCGCCTTTGAACGCGTCCTTGATGAAGGGTTGGCGAAGTATCCGGTCGATTTGATCGCGTATCAGTGGATGCCCAATCATTGGCACATGGTGCTCTCGCCGCGCGAAGATGGTGCGATGAGCCGACTGATGTATTGGGTGACGATGACGCACACGGCGCGTTACCACGCCCACTATCACACCACCGGAAACGGCCACCTCTACCAAGGCCGGTTTAAGAGTTTCCCCATCCAGAGCGATGAGCACTTCTTGGTCGCCTGCCGGTACGTCGAGCGAAACGCATTCGCGGCCGGCTTGGTCACCGCAGCCGAAGACTGGCGATTCGGGAGTCTGTACAATTGGAGCGGCGGACACTGCGGGGTGAAGCTTGCCCGTTGGCCGCTACCGCGGTTGCCCGGATGGATCAAACGGGTCAACGAACCTGTGAGCGAGAAAGAACGGGAGCGACTGCAACGAGCGATCGCGCGCAGTCAGCCCTTCGGCGAGCCCGGGTGGGTCGAAACGACGGCCCGGAAATACAACCTCGAGTCGACCCTCCGCAAACGCGGCCGACCACGCAAGTTACCCCAAACTGCCAAATAG
- the tnpC gene encoding IS66 family transposase yields the protein MAIEDCREMSIPIYPNHEHACPNVGNCPHLGGASVISVAMVANQSEDTRESSLRQIRLLEKRNSELLSDVVSLQEQLERVKLELKIERQNKFATNEQSDDDAKPELQEANQDDSGRKAKRGAPVGHPGWFRKTPQEYDWDIDVKAPRVCPCCASRQVILLDADPLEHLQEDIVDGQFRVVLYRHVVAKCIACDTLVQKAGPGEVLGSRIGPGLRSKAIYLRNVIGITYRKVPRAIEELFGITFTAAALIGFEKALAKLAEPVVDDIAKKLASTDGPVYADETYWTLDGDRAYFWVHGNEQFIHFTFETTRAGFVSRDVLGPDFCGTLVTDCYGGYNAQVAGAKQKCLAHLARTSRDWQKLVAPVSADYQFFEDVKQFVQRGTRLHRRRKAGKLKGAALESEILWLRNELERLSLTDVEDEKAIQLQGRILRHLSEWLVFIDDPRVSPTNNLAERAIRPLVVLRKICFGSRSREGGERMADLMSVAETARRHGHRASDIYYGLFTRPPDEVLRSLYAPA from the coding sequence GTGGCAATCGAGGATTGCCGCGAAATGTCTATTCCAATCTATCCCAACCACGAGCACGCTTGCCCCAATGTAGGGAATTGCCCGCATCTTGGTGGCGCCTCGGTGATTTCTGTTGCGATGGTAGCTAATCAAAGCGAGGACACCCGAGAATCATCGCTTCGCCAGATTCGATTGCTCGAAAAGCGTAACAGCGAATTGCTCAGCGACGTCGTCAGCCTCCAAGAGCAACTGGAACGCGTCAAACTTGAATTGAAGATTGAGCGGCAGAACAAGTTTGCAACCAATGAGCAGTCTGACGACGATGCGAAACCGGAATTGCAAGAGGCCAACCAAGATGATTCGGGTCGCAAAGCTAAACGCGGCGCCCCGGTAGGTCATCCAGGATGGTTTCGAAAGACTCCCCAAGAGTACGATTGGGACATTGATGTCAAGGCTCCTCGAGTCTGCCCCTGCTGCGCGAGTCGCCAAGTCATTTTGTTGGATGCCGATCCATTGGAGCACCTGCAGGAAGATATTGTTGATGGACAGTTCCGCGTCGTGCTCTATCGTCATGTGGTCGCCAAATGCATCGCCTGTGATACGCTTGTGCAAAAAGCTGGTCCGGGAGAGGTTCTGGGAAGTCGCATAGGACCAGGGTTGCGCAGCAAGGCGATCTATCTCCGCAATGTCATTGGCATTACCTACCGCAAGGTCCCACGAGCGATTGAAGAGTTATTTGGAATCACGTTCACAGCGGCAGCACTGATCGGTTTCGAAAAGGCTCTTGCGAAGCTTGCCGAACCGGTTGTCGACGATATCGCCAAGAAGCTTGCCAGCACTGACGGGCCAGTCTATGCGGATGAAACCTACTGGACCTTAGACGGCGATCGCGCCTACTTTTGGGTACACGGCAACGAACAGTTCATCCATTTCACTTTTGAAACGACGCGTGCGGGGTTCGTTTCACGCGACGTTCTTGGCCCTGACTTTTGCGGCACTTTGGTAACGGACTGCTACGGTGGCTACAATGCTCAGGTCGCTGGCGCGAAGCAAAAATGTTTGGCACATCTTGCTCGAACCTCGCGTGATTGGCAAAAGCTCGTTGCTCCGGTATCAGCCGACTATCAGTTCTTCGAAGATGTCAAGCAATTCGTCCAACGCGGTACTCGCCTCCACCGCCGACGAAAAGCCGGTAAGCTAAAAGGAGCTGCACTTGAGTCTGAGATCTTGTGGCTGCGAAACGAATTGGAACGCCTTTCGTTGACTGATGTCGAAGACGAAAAAGCGATCCAACTTCAAGGGCGAATTCTTCGTCACCTCTCAGAGTGGTTGGTGTTCATCGACGATCCACGAGTTTCGCCGACGAACAACCTTGCAGAACGTGCTATTCGCCCACTAGTCGTGTTGCGCAAGATCTGCTTCGGCAGCCGAAGTCGGGAAGGTGGTGAGCGGATGGCAGATCTGATGAGCGTTGCAGAGACAGCGCGGCGTCATGGGCACCGTGCCAGCGACATCTACTACGGTCTTTTCACGCGACCTCCGGACGAAGTACTGCGTTCGCTTTATGCACCGGCGTAG
- a CDS encoding IS630 family transposase, producing the protein MARPATVFAKITNQQQRDRLIELWKQHPNHYTRIRAHAILLSDAQYEIEQIVDILSVSRDSVRAWIKHFEQDGPDALLDEKRPGGPRKLNEQEEQILKDLLRQFPSRPATVLSRLRTRTGKSISRHSLRRYARRFNLSWKRFRRSLRKKRDEKAFRLAQEELAELLNEPELDVVYFDEAGFSLKGVVPYGWLPIGERTDVPVTGAHGATVQALGFEHQDGTTHTYLHKGYVNTQTVIEIMDDFCETIDQTTVVILDNASCHTSGAFEASIERWAERGLLVYHLPPYSPELNSIERLWRQLKYQQMPATAWERFKTLLQTLTTKLCEIGEVTYMPSLESYAE; encoded by the coding sequence ATGGCAAGACCTGCAACCGTTTTCGCGAAAATCACGAACCAGCAGCAACGTGACCGTCTGATTGAGCTTTGGAAACAGCATCCAAACCATTACACACGAATACGGGCACACGCGATTCTTCTGAGCGATGCTCAATACGAAATTGAGCAGATCGTCGATATTCTTAGTGTCAGTAGAGACAGCGTGCGAGCTTGGATCAAACACTTTGAACAAGACGGACCAGACGCCCTGCTGGACGAAAAGCGACCAGGCGGACCGAGGAAGCTCAATGAACAGGAAGAGCAAATCCTCAAAGATTTGTTGCGGCAATTTCCCTCCCGGCCTGCCACAGTCCTGTCGCGTTTGCGAACACGGACCGGCAAATCGATCAGCCGACATTCGCTGCGTCGTTACGCCCGACGATTCAATTTGAGCTGGAAGCGGTTTCGGCGCAGCCTGCGGAAAAAACGAGACGAAAAGGCTTTCCGGTTGGCTCAAGAGGAACTCGCCGAGTTGCTCAATGAACCTGAACTGGATGTCGTATACTTTGACGAAGCGGGATTTTCGCTTAAGGGCGTGGTGCCATACGGATGGCTTCCCATCGGCGAACGGACCGATGTGCCAGTCACCGGCGCCCATGGGGCGACGGTTCAGGCACTTGGCTTTGAGCATCAAGATGGAACCACCCATACCTATCTTCACAAAGGGTACGTCAACACGCAAACGGTCATTGAAATCATGGATGATTTTTGTGAGACGATTGACCAAACAACGGTGGTCATCCTCGACAATGCATCTTGCCACACCAGCGGAGCTTTTGAAGCATCGATCGAACGCTGGGCAGAGCGTGGGCTGCTGGTTTATCATCTTCCGCCGTATAGTCCCGAACTGAATTCGATCGAGCGACTATGGAGGCAACTAAAGTATCAACAAATGCCCGCCACGGCCTGGGAACGATTCAAAACCTTGTTACAAACGCTGACGACGAAGCTATGCGAAATCGGTGAGGTAACCTACATGCCATCACTTGAAAGTTATGCCGAATAA
- a CDS encoding DUF1016 domain-containing protein, with protein sequence MTERHNERELEDGLIEHLTKFLLELGAGFAFVGRQYKITVDGDEYSIDLLFYHLRLHCYVVIELKVEKFKPEYAGKLNFYVSAVDSQVRTDTDGPTIGILICKSKSDIKVEYSLRDLTKPIGVSEYQITENLPEQFRSSIPSIEQIEAELGGWDDE encoded by the coding sequence CTGACTGAGCGGCACAACGAACGGGAACTGGAGGACGGCCTGATCGAGCACCTGACTAAATTTCTGCTCGAACTGGGCGCCGGTTTTGCCTTCGTCGGCCGGCAATACAAAATTACCGTCGACGGCGACGAGTACAGCATCGACCTGCTGTTCTACCACCTACGGCTGCACTGCTACGTCGTGATCGAGCTGAAGGTAGAAAAGTTCAAACCCGAGTACGCCGGGAAACTAAACTTCTACGTCTCGGCGGTCGACAGCCAAGTCCGCACCGACACCGACGGCCCGACGATCGGCATCCTGATCTGCAAATCCAAGAGTGACATCAAAGTCGAGTACTCCCTCCGCGACCTCACCAAACCCATCGGAGTCAGCGAGTACCAAATCACCGAAAACCTCCCCGAACAGTTCAGATCTTCGATCCCCAGCATCGAGCAAATTGAAGCAGAACTGGGCGGTTGGGACGATGAGTGA
- a CDS encoding DUF1573 domain-containing protein, which translates to MAFAATFSHLVFIGVVALGVENQASQVQAIDFVPPPNTKKLSAIDIDLAKTDSRKISVGKVEESKLAVFALPIKNASDQEIVIDGIETSCGCLSPVITDLKIPSAESATLYLRFVPDDDGKFVKTVTLRLQSSKRLVLRVVGSVNPRFSLEPNGSIAILPKKGMPISVTANFGSKLFTANFAHPSLSLTRVNDSKVPNTFLVEFSKDAKAPIPFEISATLEVTADGKTFSYPYKVYNLEGIRIRPERLVPNVRGDSLQGTVIITSIQQKDGLFTCDTIDKGVDVELVRRMDMSDLICAYTYKITGDLKNRDKVLIRWKNAKGKQMAISTVYVDPYARSNVLTK; encoded by the coding sequence TTGGCTTTCGCGGCTACGTTCTCGCACCTTGTTTTTATAGGTGTCGTCGCGCTGGGAGTGGAGAATCAAGCGAGTCAAGTCCAGGCGATAGATTTTGTACCGCCTCCGAACACCAAGAAACTTTCAGCGATCGATATCGATCTTGCCAAAACGGATTCGAGAAAGATCTCGGTTGGCAAAGTCGAAGAATCCAAACTGGCCGTGTTCGCGCTGCCAATCAAGAATGCTTCGGACCAGGAGATCGTGATTGACGGAATCGAAACAAGTTGCGGGTGTTTATCGCCGGTTATCACCGACCTCAAGATTCCGAGCGCAGAATCAGCAACCCTCTATCTGCGGTTTGTCCCAGACGACGATGGCAAGTTTGTAAAGACCGTGACGCTTCGATTGCAATCCTCAAAGCGACTCGTCCTGCGAGTTGTCGGGTCCGTGAATCCTCGGTTCTCGTTGGAACCGAACGGAAGCATCGCGATCCTTCCAAAAAAAGGAATGCCCATCAGCGTTACTGCAAATTTTGGTTCAAAGCTTTTCACGGCGAACTTCGCACATCCCAGCCTGTCACTGACTCGCGTGAACGATTCGAAGGTTCCGAACACCTTTCTCGTCGAGTTTTCAAAGGATGCAAAGGCACCAATTCCCTTTGAAATCTCTGCCACGCTCGAAGTCACCGCCGATGGAAAAACCTTCTCGTATCCGTACAAGGTATACAATTTGGAGGGCATACGGATTCGCCCGGAGCGCCTTGTTCCCAATGTGAGGGGAGACTCACTCCAGGGAACTGTCATCATAACGTCGATTCAACAAAAAGACGGGCTGTTTACGTGTGATACGATCGACAAAGGGGTCGACGTTGAGCTTGTTCGCCGGATGGACATGAGCGATCTTATATGTGCGTATACATACAAGATTACCGGCGACCTGAAGAACCGTGACAAAGTGCTCATCCGCTGGAAAAACGCCAAAGGCAAGCAAATGGCCATCTCCACGGTATATGTAGATCCATACGCAAGATCGAATGTCTTAACGAAATGA
- a CDS encoding transposase, whose translation MTRSRRTFTAQEKAAVVKRYLVDKIPVSDLCDELGLQPTQVYQWQKQLFENAEAAFARPARKRKTDDRKDKKIEALEAKILLKNEVVAELLQEHVQLKKELGEP comes from the coding sequence ATGACACGATCTCGACGCACGTTCACCGCCCAAGAAAAAGCCGCTGTCGTGAAGCGATACTTGGTCGACAAAATCCCCGTTTCTGACCTTTGCGACGAACTTGGGCTGCAACCCACTCAGGTCTATCAGTGGCAGAAACAGCTCTTTGAAAACGCCGAAGCCGCGTTTGCCAGGCCCGCCCGGAAACGCAAGACGGACGACCGCAAAGACAAAAAGATCGAGGCGCTTGAGGCCAAAATCTTGTTGAAAAACGAAGTCGTTGCTGAACTTCTCCAGGAGCACGTTCAGCTAAAAAAAGAACTTGGGGAGCCCTAA
- a CDS encoding IS3 family transposase, producing MKYWSSRAETPAKQIVKWIGISQSKYFDWKKRYGKVNEHNGAIPRDFWMEDWEKQAILKFHHANPLEGYRRLAFMMLDADVVAVSPSSVYRVLREAGVMDRFNGKKSKKGTGFGQPSKPHDHWHVDVSYLNIGGTFYFMCSVLDGCSRSIVHWEIREKMEEVDIEVILERAREKHPKVKPRVITDNAPQFISRDFKEFIRIAGMTHVKTSPYYPQSNGKIERYHRTIKSDCIREKYIESLDDARSIVTEYVRHYNEVRLHSAIGYVTPHTKLAGAETEVFASRDRKLETAREQRRKRLQQAAA from the coding sequence ATCAAGTACTGGTCCAGCCGGGCTGAGACGCCCGCCAAGCAGATCGTGAAATGGATCGGCATTTCGCAAAGTAAGTACTTTGACTGGAAGAAACGATACGGCAAAGTGAACGAGCACAACGGTGCCATTCCCCGCGACTTCTGGATGGAAGACTGGGAAAAGCAAGCGATTCTCAAGTTCCATCACGCCAACCCTCTGGAAGGTTATCGACGGTTGGCGTTCATGATGCTCGATGCTGATGTCGTTGCCGTAAGCCCATCAAGCGTCTACCGCGTCCTGCGAGAAGCCGGCGTGATGGACAGGTTTAATGGCAAGAAGTCCAAGAAGGGCACTGGCTTCGGTCAGCCCTCGAAACCTCACGATCACTGGCATGTGGACGTGAGTTACTTGAACATCGGTGGAACGTTCTACTTCATGTGCAGCGTGCTGGATGGCTGTTCGCGCAGTATTGTTCACTGGGAGATTCGCGAGAAAATGGAAGAGGTCGACATCGAAGTGATTCTTGAGCGAGCAAGGGAAAAACACCCCAAAGTGAAACCTCGGGTCATCACCGACAACGCCCCCCAGTTCATATCGCGTGACTTCAAGGAATTCATTCGGATTGCCGGAATGACACACGTGAAAACGTCGCCCTATTACCCGCAAAGCAATGGCAAGATCGAGCGTTACCACCGCACGATCAAAAGCGATTGCATCCGCGAGAAGTACATTGAATCGCTTGACGACGCACGTTCAATCGTGACGGAGTATGTCAGGCACTACAACGAAGTGCGTCTTCACAGTGCCATCGGGTACGTGACACCGCACACGAAACTCGCCGGAGCGGAAACGGAAGTCTTCGCTTCACGCGACCGCAAGTTAGAAACTGCACGTGAGCAACGTCGAAAGCGACTTCAGCAGGCCGCTGCTTGA
- a CDS encoding imm11 family protein, protein MTVYKLDKILDHPLYEGFAFADQETSSFGEDFPEDDFDPVDSDKLSWKPRSLAKDWKPRTVVGRVRPFNDFPCIALSIPAFSGRAVEAIRDLLEENGELLPVDFEGQCYFAYNVTTKLTDALDRKKSKIDWMPGKDATALEVERYAFSPEKLRGQSIFRLAEDPAVILVTDVFAQRVTDHGLNGFDLQPVWPQSTKENRNQKTVSGKLLARESVLFILETKADKPSATERKHLKGLLDELDLNQANAGVDFG, encoded by the coding sequence ATGACTGTCTACAAACTGGATAAAATTCTCGATCACCCGCTGTATGAAGGATTCGCGTTCGCTGATCAGGAAACCTCGTCGTTCGGGGAAGACTTCCCCGAAGATGACTTCGATCCTGTCGATTCAGACAAACTTTCGTGGAAACCACGGTCCCTGGCGAAAGATTGGAAACCTCGTACTGTCGTGGGCCGCGTACGGCCGTTCAATGATTTCCCCTGCATTGCCTTATCGATTCCAGCGTTCAGTGGTCGCGCCGTTGAAGCGATTAGGGACCTGCTCGAGGAAAATGGTGAACTGTTACCTGTTGATTTCGAGGGGCAATGTTACTTTGCCTACAACGTCACCACAAAACTGACGGACGCCCTCGATCGTAAGAAATCGAAGATCGACTGGATGCCTGGAAAGGATGCGACGGCACTGGAAGTCGAACGATACGCTTTTTCCCCTGAGAAACTGCGAGGACAGTCGATCTTCCGGCTCGCCGAGGATCCGGCAGTCATTCTGGTCACCGACGTCTTCGCGCAGCGTGTCACCGATCACGGACTGAACGGTTTTGATCTTCAGCCGGTTTGGCCGCAGAGCACTAAAGAGAATCGTAACCAGAAAACGGTCTCAGGGAAGCTTCTGGCAAGAGAGAGTGTGTTGTTTATTCTCGAAACCAAGGCGGACAAGCCGTCCGCTACAGAGAGGAAGCACTTGAAGGGCTTACTGGACGAACTAGACCTCAATCAAGCGAACGCGGGCGTTGATTTTGGATGA
- a CDS encoding IS1380 family transposase gives MIRPLRAKYELANKVEAISCGGIGMIMQLVQQLGLRKHINQSAPVFKLHAPYDEADHVLNIALNLLAGGTCLEHLEHRRTDQAYLDALGAERIPDPTTAGDFCRRFDGFKLLLLMQGINAARKKVWKQQSDAFFEQATIEADGTMVETCGEKKEGVGINYKGQWGYHPLVVTLAETKELLYLANRSGNRPSGEGSSFYFDRAIELCRSAGFRKILLRGDTDFSSTQHLDRWDAQGVRFVFGYDANKTLTAIADSLDESAWKPLRRQRSTSKNPRAKRPNYKEQIVVENGYENKKLRAESYAEFPYQPGNCKRPYRMVAVRKNIDVTTGQQFLFSTEKYFFYISNEPKQEKQSRELIGDGNHRCDQENTISQLKASHALTAPLDSLESNWAYMLFASLAWTLKLWSGLMVRVKGNPGQKKARKRLRDRVIKMEFSTFLTSLIQIPAQVIRSSRQLKLRILTYRLGVENLFTLSDHIAMPLRT, from the coding sequence ATGATTCGCCCTTTGCGGGCGAAGTACGAACTGGCCAATAAAGTTGAGGCGATCTCCTGCGGTGGAATCGGCATGATCATGCAGCTTGTCCAGCAACTCGGATTGCGAAAGCACATCAACCAGTCCGCGCCAGTGTTTAAGCTTCACGCGCCGTACGACGAAGCCGACCACGTGCTCAATATTGCCCTGAATCTATTGGCCGGGGGGACCTGCCTCGAACATTTAGAGCATCGCCGCACCGACCAGGCGTACCTGGATGCACTCGGCGCAGAACGGATTCCCGATCCGACAACCGCTGGTGACTTCTGCCGCCGTTTTGATGGTTTCAAGCTACTGCTCTTGATGCAGGGAATTAACGCGGCACGCAAGAAGGTTTGGAAGCAACAATCCGATGCGTTCTTCGAGCAGGCCACGATTGAAGCCGATGGTACGATGGTTGAGACTTGCGGTGAAAAGAAGGAGGGCGTCGGAATCAACTACAAAGGTCAGTGGGGATACCATCCACTGGTTGTAACGCTCGCGGAAACCAAAGAGTTGCTGTATCTGGCCAACCGCAGCGGCAATCGTCCCAGCGGTGAAGGCTCATCGTTCTACTTCGACAGGGCGATCGAATTGTGTCGCAGTGCCGGGTTTCGAAAGATCCTGTTGCGTGGTGACACAGACTTTTCGTCAACTCAACATCTCGATCGATGGGACGCGCAGGGCGTCCGTTTTGTGTTTGGTTATGACGCCAACAAAACACTGACTGCAATTGCCGATTCCCTCGACGAATCGGCATGGAAACCGCTCCGGCGGCAAAGATCGACTTCGAAAAATCCGCGTGCAAAACGTCCGAATTACAAAGAGCAAATCGTCGTAGAAAATGGCTACGAGAACAAAAAACTGCGTGCTGAAAGCTACGCTGAGTTTCCGTATCAGCCCGGCAACTGCAAGCGTCCCTACCGGATGGTTGCTGTTCGCAAAAACATCGACGTCACGACCGGACAGCAATTCCTGTTCAGCACCGAAAAGTACTTCTTCTACATCAGCAATGAACCAAAGCAAGAAAAGCAGTCGCGTGAATTGATCGGAGACGGCAATCATCGCTGCGATCAGGAAAACACGATTAGCCAGCTCAAGGCGAGTCACGCATTGACCGCGCCACTGGATTCACTGGAAAGCAATTGGGCGTACATGTTGTTCGCTTCTCTTGCCTGGACGCTGAAGCTTTGGAGTGGACTGATGGTCCGCGTCAAAGGGAATCCGGGTCAGAAGAAGGCGAGGAAGCGGCTCCGTGACCGCGTGATCAAAATGGAGTTTTCGACGTTCCTGACATCGTTGATCCAGATCCCGGCCCAAGTCATCCGCTCATCGCGTCAGTTGAAGTTGCGGATTCTGACATACCGTCTCGGCGTCGAAAATTTGTTCACGCTCAGTGACCATATTGCGATGCCGCTTCGAACGTGA